The following are from one region of the Candidatus Bathyarchaeia archaeon genome:
- a CDS encoding formate--phosphoribosylaminoimidazolecarboxamide ligase has protein sequence MITKGDIAEIISEYDLEKLAIGTIGSHSALNIFKGAKEEGLRTVCICKEGDAIVYKKFPLADELLIVEDFSELMDDRVQERLRELNTVLVPHGSFTAYLSMEQLTEELRVPIFGNRHLLRWEASREGQEEWLNRAGLKIPRTFKGPEEIDRLVIAKLPGARGGRGYFLANSSESFRRKFEEMVGRGLLLRDDVERIHLQEYVLGVNVYPHYFSSIIRGDVEFFGVDKRYESTVDAMGRIPADEQLWMGISPTYTIVGNIPLTLRESLLPELMRMGDSVQRAARELAPPGIIGPFCLETVITDDLEIFTFEISARIVAGTNVEIGTSPYAYLKYGEGMYTGRRIAVEIKDALRQGRVLEILT, from the coding sequence ATGATAACGAAGGGGGATATAGCCGAGATAATAAGCGAGTATGATTTGGAAAAGCTGGCCATAGGGACCATCGGCTCTCATTCGGCGTTGAACATCTTCAAGGGGGCGAAGGAGGAGGGCCTCAGGACCGTTTGCATCTGCAAGGAGGGCGATGCCATAGTTTATAAGAAATTCCCGCTCGCAGACGAACTCCTCATCGTTGAAGATTTCTCGGAGCTCATGGATGATCGCGTCCAAGAAAGGCTGAGGGAGCTAAACACTGTTCTAGTTCCCCATGGATCCTTCACGGCCTACTTAAGCATGGAACAATTGACCGAGGAGCTGCGGGTCCCGATTTTCGGGAACCGCCACCTGCTCAGATGGGAGGCGAGCCGGGAGGGTCAGGAGGAGTGGCTGAATAGGGCCGGCCTTAAGATTCCGAGGACGTTCAAGGGGCCGGAGGAGATCGATCGATTGGTGATTGCGAAGCTCCCGGGGGCTAGGGGAGGAAGGGGGTATTTCCTCGCCAACTCCTCCGAGTCCTTTCGTAGGAAGTTCGAGGAAATGGTCGGCCGCGGCCTACTCCTCAGGGACGATGTCGAGCGGATCCACCTTCAAGAATACGTCCTAGGGGTTAACGTATATCCTCACTACTTCTCCTCGATAATTCGGGGGGACGTGGAATTTTTCGGGGTCGATAAGCGCTACGAGTCCACCGTCGATGCCATGGGGAGGATACCGGCCGATGAGCAGCTCTGGATGGGCATAAGCCCGACCTATACGATCGTTGGCAACATCCCATTGACGCTGAGGGAGTCGCTTCTGCCTGAGCTGATGAGGATGGGGGATAGCGTGCAAAGGGCTGCGAGGGAGCTAGCTCCGCCGGGGATCATAGGACCCTTCTGCCTCGAAACCGTTATAACTGATGATCTGGAGATATTCACGTTCGAGATCTCGGCTCGGATCGTGGCCGGGACGAACGTTGAGATCGGGACATCCCCATATGCCTACCTTAAGTACGGCGAGGGGATGTACACCGGGAGGAGGATCGCCGTCGAGATCAAGGATGCCCTGAGGCAGGGGAGGGTTCTGGAGATACTCACATGA
- a CDS encoding glycosyltransferase family A protein translates to MYCPPVLALVPTRDGGRYIGAAIRSLCDQTVRPRILVIDDASRDDTPRILESFGERIEVLRLSHDLPRDFRRIPSVVNEGLKRRRGEPYIMIAHDDCTYPPGYIEAILSEFSRDPSLVVASGGIKGAAGRDKAPVGAGRIIRADFLDEVGGRFPENDAWESWLLFKALRAGRRIACLDWIEFDHNRPYGRGSLWASGRGLYELGYPFSFVLARSLKTLLIGDYPLASRWHILYTPLGYLEMWLKGRPRIDDPDLMEFVREVHRGRLRRFPMKLLRRILLRRAGEAPGA, encoded by the coding sequence ATGTATTGTCCGCCGGTCCTCGCGCTGGTCCCGACGAGGGATGGGGGGAGGTACATAGGGGCCGCCATAAGATCCCTATGCGATCAGACGGTTAGGCCGAGGATATTGGTCATTGACGATGCCTCGAGGGACGATACGCCGAGGATCTTGGAATCCTTCGGGGAGCGGATAGAGGTCCTCCGCCTCAGCCACGATCTCCCGCGCGATTTCCGAAGGATCCCCTCGGTAGTGAACGAGGGCCTGAAGAGGAGGAGGGGTGAGCCATATATTATGATCGCGCACGATGATTGCACCTATCCGCCCGGATACATAGAGGCGATCCTATCGGAGTTCTCGAGGGATCCGAGCCTAGTGGTGGCATCGGGCGGGATCAAGGGCGCGGCCGGCCGGGATAAGGCCCCAGTCGGCGCGGGCCGGATCATAAGAGCGGATTTCCTCGACGAGGTCGGGGGGCGGTTCCCCGAGAACGATGCCTGGGAGAGCTGGCTGCTATTCAAAGCCCTGCGGGCCGGGAGGCGGATCGCCTGCCTCGATTGGATAGAGTTCGATCACAACCGCCCCTACGGCCGCGGATCCCTTTGGGCCTCCGGCCGCGGCCTTTACGAGCTCGGTTATCCCTTCTCATTCGTCCTAGCGCGCTCCCTGAAGACGCTCCTCATCGGCGATTATCCACTGGCCTCGAGGTGGCACATCCTCTATACGCCATTGGGATATTTGGAGATGTGGCTCAAGGGGAGGCCCCGGATCGATGACCCGGACCTGATGGAGTTCGTGCGGGAGGTTCATCGCGGAAGGCTGAGGCGCTTCCCGATGAAGCTGTTGCGGCGGATTCTCCTGCGCCGCGCTGGCGAAGCGCCGGGAGCATAA
- a CDS encoding DUF362 domain-containing protein, whose product MSEVVFVPAGELARLPDALRLFNLGRFRGETIPVKLHMGERGNKWYVEPGIVKLVCDELSRAGAKPFLFDTLPCYEGGRDTKEKYLETARMNGFWGLGHPIIIGNEGVNVELGGHSFEVAEELYRSKGVVAISHAKGHTITALGAAIKNLGMGGLSDRSKRYIHDGGKPVIDRSKCDLCGTCEALCPSDETHGEKAICIGEDWVIDYGACLGCGRCVRGCPREALSYKVDDFNRLLALGAKACLMGKEALYINVALKITKYCDCAVDALPIICEDIGILISNDPVAIDAASVDLIEGGMGKSFKEVFGIDAMDHIRFAEEVGLGSAEYRLISIPR is encoded by the coding sequence GTGAGCGAGGTCGTATTCGTTCCGGCCGGGGAGCTCGCGAGGCTTCCCGATGCCCTGAGGCTCTTCAATTTGGGGAGGTTCCGCGGGGAAACCATTCCGGTCAAGCTCCACATGGGGGAGCGCGGAAACAAATGGTACGTGGAGCCGGGGATCGTGAAGCTCGTATGTGATGAGTTGAGCCGAGCGGGGGCCAAGCCATTCCTATTCGATACCCTGCCCTGCTATGAGGGGGGCCGCGACACGAAGGAGAAATACTTGGAAACCGCTAGGATGAACGGCTTCTGGGGATTGGGCCATCCAATAATCATAGGCAACGAGGGCGTGAACGTTGAATTGGGCGGGCATTCCTTTGAGGTCGCGGAGGAGCTATATCGCTCCAAGGGAGTGGTTGCGATCTCTCACGCCAAGGGGCATACGATCACCGCGCTTGGTGCGGCGATAAAGAACTTGGGAATGGGCGGACTATCCGATAGGAGTAAGAGGTATATCCACGATGGGGGTAAGCCCGTTATCGATAGGAGCAAATGCGACCTCTGCGGGACCTGCGAAGCGCTCTGCCCATCCGATGAAACCCATGGGGAAAAGGCTATTTGTATCGGCGAGGATTGGGTCATAGACTACGGCGCCTGCTTGGGCTGCGGGCGCTGCGTAAGGGGGTGCCCCCGCGAGGCCCTCTCCTATAAGGTGGACGACTTTAATCGCCTCTTGGCTCTCGGGGCCAAGGCTTGCCTAATGGGGAAGGAGGCGCTTTACATAAACGTCGCCTTGAAGATCACCAAGTACTGCGATTGCGCGGTCGATGCCCTGCCGATCATATGTGAGGACATCGGGATATTGATATCGAACGACCCAGTGGCGATCGATGCGGCCTCGGTGGACCTGATCGAGGGAGGAATGGGAAAATCCTTCAAGGAGGTATTCGGGATCGATGCGATGGATCACATAAGGTTCGCCGAGGAAGTGGGCCTAGGGAGCGCTGAATATCGATTGATTTCCATCCCCCGTTGA
- a CDS encoding glycosyltransferase family A protein yields the protein MAELKAQMVPIAIGMPVYNRAKTLPRVLDSILELDYDRRKLRLIFVDNRSSDGSFELLEEFGSRWRGGFEAILIVRERGNIPFARNRCIDLMGGAVALLFLDSDVVLKPWALKRMLELMEGADITSLQYGPPPRGRKRGPKYVSDVGMGCTLIKREVFNAIGRFDEGLPVGEDTDFCLRAVEAGFRIILDDSESLEHLGRGETGPLGLLAGSARKRAVYARLLSRRVYRRRFALYSFLDLCLPLSALASPAFAIPITAYFALQLAKSRSPGWALASTANALILPPLALIGLLESRRAGPAGSRGGARPRGD from the coding sequence GTGGCAGAGCTGAAAGCGCAAATGGTGCCGATAGCGATTGGGATGCCCGTTTACAACAGGGCCAAGACCTTGCCGAGGGTCCTCGATTCGATACTCGAGCTCGATTACGATAGGCGCAAGCTCAGGCTGATATTCGTCGACAATCGCTCATCTGATGGGAGCTTCGAGCTCTTGGAGGAGTTCGGGTCGAGATGGAGGGGGGGCTTCGAGGCGATATTGATCGTGAGGGAGCGGGGGAATATACCATTCGCTAGGAACCGATGCATAGACCTCATGGGAGGGGCTGTGGCCCTCCTCTTCCTAGACAGCGACGTGGTCCTCAAGCCTTGGGCCCTCAAGCGAATGCTCGAGCTGATGGAGGGGGCGGATATAACGTCGCTCCAATACGGCCCCCCGCCCCGGGGGCGGAAGAGGGGCCCCAAATACGTGAGCGACGTGGGCATGGGTTGTACGCTCATCAAGCGTGAGGTCTTCAACGCCATAGGACGATTCGATGAAGGTTTGCCCGTGGGCGAGGACACGGATTTCTGCCTAAGGGCCGTCGAGGCGGGCTTCAGGATAATCCTCGACGATTCGGAGTCGCTGGAGCACTTGGGTAGGGGGGAAACGGGCCCCTTGGGCCTCTTGGCCGGATCCGCAAGGAAGAGGGCCGTTTATGCGAGGCTGCTGTCCCGGAGGGTCTATAGGAGGAGGTTCGCGCTATACTCCTTCTTAGACCTTTGCCTCCCTTTATCGGCTCTCGCCTCACCGGCCTTCGCAATTCCCATAACGGCGTATTTCGCCCTCCAATTGGCGAAATCGAGGAGTCCGGGCTGGGCTTTGGCATCAACCGCAAACGCCTTGATATTGCCGCCCCTCGCTTTGATCGGGCTTTTGGAATCCCGAAGGGCCGGCCCCGCTGGGAGTAGGGGAGGAGCGAGGCCGCGGGGCGACTAG
- a CDS encoding formate--phosphoribosylaminoimidazolecarboxamide ligase family protein: MITKSEIERILSEYDKRRIRIGVLGSHSALEIAHGAKQEGFETVAVCQRGRERTYAKYYKNLFDHILLLDKFKDIMKEENLRRLRELFTIFVPNRSFSVYVGYEDIEERFAVPIMGNRYMLKVEERGVPRDQYYLLREAGIPTPKAFKSYREIDRLVIVKVPERERAIERAFFYASSPSEFERKAGERIRRGVISPEALEKAIIEEYVIGAKFNANFFWSPLTDELDLLGLDKRIQTNLDGVLDLPAEEQLELGIVVQNVEIGHFGVTIRESQLERIFEAGERFVEICKKEYPPGIIGLFALQGAITKDLEFYVFDVSPRVPGCPCVEPTSPYMKYKYGMEVGPGRRVAMEIKRAIEMGRLEDIVT; encoded by the coding sequence ATGATCACAAAAAGCGAAATCGAGAGAATCCTTTCAGAATACGATAAGCGCCGAATCAGGATAGGGGTCCTTGGCTCGCACTCGGCCCTCGAGATCGCACATGGCGCGAAGCAGGAGGGCTTCGAAACCGTAGCGGTCTGCCAAAGGGGTCGCGAAAGGACGTATGCGAAATATTACAAAAACCTATTCGACCACATCCTCCTCCTCGACAAGTTCAAGGACATCATGAAGGAGGAGAATTTGCGGAGGCTAAGGGAGCTATTCACGATCTTCGTCCCGAACCGCTCCTTCTCCGTGTACGTGGGTTATGAGGATATAGAGGAGAGATTCGCGGTCCCCATAATGGGCAACAGATATATGCTGAAGGTGGAGGAGCGGGGCGTTCCTAGGGACCAGTATTACTTGCTTAGGGAGGCCGGTATACCGACCCCGAAGGCCTTCAAGTCCTATAGGGAAATAGATCGCTTGGTCATAGTGAAGGTCCCGGAGAGGGAGAGGGCGATCGAGAGGGCCTTCTTCTATGCATCCTCCCCGAGCGAGTTCGAAAGGAAGGCGGGGGAGCGGATCCGAAGGGGCGTGATAAGCCCGGAGGCTTTGGAAAAGGCGATCATAGAGGAGTACGTCATCGGAGCGAAGTTCAACGCCAACTTCTTCTGGTCCCCGCTGACGGACGAATTGGACCTCCTAGGGCTGGATAAGAGGATACAAACGAACTTGGATGGCGTCTTGGATCTGCCGGCGGAGGAGCAGCTGGAGCTCGGGATAGTGGTCCAGAACGTGGAGATAGGACACTTCGGCGTGACCATAAGGGAGAGCCAGCTGGAGAGGATATTCGAAGCTGGCGAGAGGTTCGTCGAGATCTGCAAGAAGGAGTACCCGCCCGGGATCATTGGGCTTTTCGCCCTCCAAGGGGCGATCACGAAGGATTTGGAGTTCTACGTCTTCGATGTAAGCCCGAGGGTCCCGGGATGCCCATGCGTCGAGCCGACATCGCCCTATATGAAATATAAGTATGGGATGGAGGTGGGCCCCGGAAGGAGGGTCGCCATGGAGATAAAGCGGGCCATCGAGATGGGAAGGCTCGAGGATATAGTGACATGA
- a CDS encoding phosphoribosylaminoimidazolesuccinocarboxamide synthase — MGSVKDLEVIRGPTREEMGIGRFHFSDRYSVFDWGEMPDLIDGKGAALCLMGACCFERLEGKGIRTHYRGLVDSKGRVVRFDELERPTKVMEFDLVNVYKPRAYVEGGKLKYDYGIFTPSLRNFLIPLEIMYRNGLPEGSSVFKRLERGQVTLEELGLDHYPRAGERLQKPIFDVSTKLEEADRYLSWGEAQRISGLTDGELEEIKALLLRIDETITEMAEGAGLVNEDGKVELAFDPRRELMVVDVVGTLDECRFTYDGLHVSKEMARAYYRGTEWAREVEEAKRRAAAEGIRDWRGLVGRGPPKLDPRLKRIISQVYMSAANHFTGRIMFDVPKLPEILREYREYELGEK, encoded by the coding sequence ATGGGCAGCGTCAAGGATCTGGAGGTTATCAGGGGGCCCACGCGCGAGGAAATGGGCATTGGGAGGTTCCACTTCTCGGATCGCTATTCGGTCTTCGATTGGGGAGAGATGCCCGATCTGATCGATGGGAAGGGCGCCGCGCTATGCCTCATGGGCGCATGTTGCTTTGAGAGGCTTGAGGGCAAGGGGATCAGGACGCACTACAGGGGCTTGGTGGATTCGAAGGGGCGGGTCGTGCGCTTTGATGAGTTGGAACGGCCCACGAAGGTCATGGAGTTCGATCTCGTCAACGTTTATAAGCCGAGGGCCTATGTCGAGGGCGGCAAGCTAAAATACGATTATGGCATCTTCACGCCCTCGCTTAGGAATTTCCTAATCCCGCTCGAGATTATGTATCGAAACGGCTTGCCCGAGGGCTCATCGGTTTTCAAAAGACTTGAGAGGGGCCAAGTCACGCTCGAGGAGCTGGGCTTGGACCATTACCCAAGGGCTGGTGAGAGGCTCCAAAAGCCGATCTTCGACGTGAGCACGAAATTGGAGGAGGCGGATCGATACCTGAGCTGGGGGGAGGCGCAGCGGATATCCGGCCTAACGGATGGTGAGCTGGAGGAGATCAAGGCTTTGCTCTTGAGGATCGATGAAACCATTACCGAGATGGCCGAGGGGGCGGGATTGGTCAACGAGGATGGCAAGGTGGAATTGGCCTTCGATCCGCGTAGGGAGCTAATGGTAGTGGACGTCGTCGGCACGCTCGACGAATGCAGGTTCACATACGATGGGTTGCACGTTAGCAAGGAGATGGCGCGGGCCTACTATAGGGGGACGGAGTGGGCGAGGGAGGTGGAGGAGGCGAAGAGGAGGGCGGCGGCCGAAGGGATTAGGGATTGGAGGGGACTCGTTGGAAGGGGGCCGCCCAAGCTGGACCCGAGACTGAAGAGGATCATAAGCCAGGTATATATGTCGGCGGCGAACCACTTCACCGGTAGGATCATGTTCGACGTTCCGAAGCTCCCGGAGATATTGAGGGAATATAGGGAGTACGAGCTCGGTGAAAAATGA